In Capsicum annuum cultivar UCD-10X-F1 chromosome 7, UCD10Xv1.1, whole genome shotgun sequence, one genomic interval encodes:
- the LOC107878694 gene encoding lysine-specific histone demethylase 1 homolog 2, translated as METSNSGSSISKRPVRKRVASRNYDEKLMDEFMEEQLGGSVRKRSRTTKDLEKETETEAMIALSLGFPIDDLLEEERKAGVVSELDGKEQNDYIVVRNHILAKWRENVHIWLSKGRIRETVSVEYENLVAIAYDFLLFNGYINFGVSPSVVSNIPEEPSEGSVIIIGAGLAGLAAGRQLMSFGFKVVILEGRNRPGGRVYTQKMGGKGKFAAVDLGGSVITGIHANPLGVLARQLSIPLHKVRDKCPLYKPGGAPVDAEIDSRVELIFNKLLDKVTELRKLVSGLANDISLGSVLEILRQLYDVAKTTEEKQLLDWHFANLEYANAGCLSELSATYWDQDDPYEMGGDHCFLAGGNWGIIRALCKGVPILYGKTVQTIKYGNEGVEVIAGDQLFQADMVLCTVPLGVLKRRSIRFEPELPEKKLEAIDRLGFGLLNKVAIVFPHVFWGEDLDTFGCLNHYSHRRGEFFLFYSYHTVSGGPVLIALVAGDAAQFFESTEPSTLIHRVMNILKGIYEPKGISVPDPIQSICTRWGSDPFTFGSYSHVRVQSSGSDYDILAENLGGRLFFAGEATIRQHPATMHGAYLSGLREASRISQSMKVRQNNPRKTVLKNVGPSKDVLEELFKRPDLAFGEFLFVFDPFACDSRSLGLMRVTFANPNDEFNTEEADNMPQQLLNPSLQLYAVVSREQAHELQLLKEGSDSKMSYFLKDLGLKLMGANGLGVLGHSLAANIGNARRVRGRSRSYITQQNAGNSNSQLP; from the exons ATGGAAACGTCAAATTCAGGGAGTTCAATCTCAAAGAGACCTGTGAGAAAGAGGGTAGCTTCAAGGAATTATGATGAAAAATTGATGGATGAATTTATGGAAGAGCAATTGGGTGGTTCAGTGAGGAAGAGGAGTAGAACGACGAAAGATTTGGAGAAAGAAACTGAAACGGAGGCGATGATAGCTCTTTCGTTGGGGTTCCCTATTGATGATCTTCTCGAAGAAGAAAGAAAGGCTGGAGTTGTAAGTGAACTGGATGGGAAAGAACAGAATGATTATATCGTTGTGAGAAACCATATTCTTGCAAAATGGAGGGAGAATGTTCATATTTGGCTGTCCAAAGGAAGGATAAGGGAAACTGTAAGTGTTGAGTATGAGAATTTGGTGGCCATAGCATATGACTTTCTTTTGTTTAACGGGTATATAAATTTTGGGGTTTCACCATCAGTTGTATCTAATATCCCTGAGGAACCTAGTGAAGGGTCTGTGATTATTATTGGTGCTGGTCTCGCTGGTTTGGCTGCAGGGAGGCAACTGATGTCATTTGGATTCAAGGTGGTTATCCTTGAAGGTAGGAACCGACCAGGAGGGAGAGTTTATACTCAGAAAATGGGAGGAAAGGGCAAGTTCGCTGCTGTGGATCTTGGTGGCAGTGTCATTACTGGTATCCACGCGAATCCTTTGGGAGTTTTGGCTAGACAACTTTCCATTCCGCTTCACAAAGTCAGAGACAAGTGTCCTTTATACAAGCCTGGCGGAGCTCCTGTTGATGCAGAAATTGATTCCAGAGTTGAACTCATTTTCAATAAGCTACTGGACAAAGTTACCGAGCTAAGAAAGTTAGTAAGTGGATTGGCTAATGATATCTCCTTAGGTTCAGTTTTGGAGATTCTGAGACAATTATATGATGTGGCTAAAACTACAGAGGAGAAGCAACTTCTGGATTGGCATTTTGCAAACTTGGAATATGCAAATGCTGGATGCCTCTCAGAACTCTCTGCGACCTATTGGGATCAGGATGATCCTTATGAAATGGGTGGCGATCACTGTTTTCTTGCTGGTGGAAATTGGGGCATAATCAGAGCATTGTGTAAAGGAGTTCCTATACTCTATGGCAAGACCGTTCAGACTATAAAGTATGGAAATGAAGGAGTTGAGGTCATCGCTGGGGACCAACTTTTTCAGGCAGACATGGTCCTATGTACTGTTCCTCTTGGGGTACTAAAAAGAAGATCAATTAGGTTTGAACCGGAGTTACCTGAGAAGAAGCTTGAAGCTATTGATAGGCTAGGATTTGGGTTGCTGAATAAGGTTGCCATAGTATTCCCTCACGTTTTTTGGGGTGAAGACTTGGATACCTTTGGCTGCCTCAACCATTATAGCCACAGACGAGGAGAGTTCTTCTTATTTTATAGTTACCATACTGTTTCTGGGGGTCCAGTGCTTATTGCACTTGTTGCTGGTGACGCTGCTCAATTTTTCGAAAGCACAGAGCCATCCACGTTAATTCATCGTGTTATGAACATTCTCAAAG GTATATATGAGCCAAAGGGAATAAGCGTGCCTGATCCTATACAATCCATATGTACAAGATGGGGAAGTGATCCCTTTACGTTTGGCTCATATTCACATGTTCGTGTTCAGTCGTCTGGCAGTGATTACGACATACTTGCCGAAAATCTTGGAGGTCGGTTGTTTTTTGCCGGAGAGGCTACGATTCGACAACATCCAGCCACCATGCATGGAGCCTATTTGAGTGGCTTAAGAGAAGCTTCTCGCATTTCTCAATCCATGAAAGTGAGGCAAAACAATCCAAGGAAAACTGTATTAAAGAATGTTGGACCAAGCAAGGATGTATTGGAAGAGTTGTTCAAAAGGCCAGATCTAGCATTCGGGGAGTTCTTATTTGTATTTGATCCCTTCGCTTGTGATTCTAGATCTTTAGGACTAATGAGAGTTACTTTTGCAAATCCCAATGATGAATTTAATACAGAAGAGGCAGATAATATGCCTCAACAATTATTAAATCCATCACTGCAGCTTTATGCAGTTGTGTCTCGTGAGCAAGCACATGAGTTGCAGTTGCTGAAGGAAGGAAGTGATAGCAAAATGTCATATTTTCTTAAAGATCTGGGCTTGAAGTTAATGGGAGCTAATGGCTTAGGTGTTCTAGGCCATTCCTTGGCTGCTAACATTGGTAATGCTCGAAGAGTTAGAGGCCGGAGTAGAAGTTATATTACCCAACAGAATGCAGGCAACAGTAATAGTCAGTTACCTTGA